One Nicotiana sylvestris chromosome 12, ASM39365v2, whole genome shotgun sequence genomic window carries:
- the LOC138882827 gene encoding uncharacterized protein, producing MGSLAYVQVSERHLALDVQALSNQFIRLDVSEPSRVLACTVVRSSLLEHIRDRQYDDPHWCVLRDTVQRGGAKQVTLDVDGVLRLQGRVCVPNMDGLRELILEEAHSSRYSIHPGAVKMCQDLRQHYWWRRMKKDIVAYVAQFGMLNLTPELERRKVIR from the exons atgggcagtcttgcttatgtTCAGGTCAGTGAGAGACatcttgctttggatgttcaggctttgtccaatcagttcataaggttggatgtttctgagcccagccgtgtgttagcctGCACAGTTgttcgttcttcattattggagcatatccgtgatcggcagtatgatgatccccattggtgtgtcctcagagacacggtgcagcgcggaggtgccaagcaggttaccttagatgttGATGGAGTGTTAAGActtcagggtcgagtttgtgtgcctaatatggatggtcttcgagagttgattttagaggaggcccatagttcccggtactctattcatccgggcgccgtgaAGATGTGCCAGGATttacggcagcattattggtggcgtagaatgaagaaggatattgttgcatatgtggctcagt TTGGAATGCTGAATCTTACTCCTGAACTAGAGAGGAGAAAAGTTATCAGATGA